In Apium graveolens cultivar Ventura chromosome 10, ASM990537v1, whole genome shotgun sequence, the following are encoded in one genomic region:
- the LOC141689851 gene encoding aquaporin SIP1-2-like: MGAIKSAIGDGIITFMWVFSASTLGPITSVIGSIFGVEGLIFNLFITVSLVALMLFIFSFIAEALGGASFNPTLFAAFYAAGIQKESLFSVSLRLPAQASGAAAGALTIKELMPVQYKHMLGGPSLKVDVHTGAIAEGVLTFAIIFLALLIVLKGPRNSFLRNWLLAMSTMMFFIAGSSYTGPSMNPVIAFGWAYVNNRHNTWEHFYVYWISPFVGTILSASLYGVIFPPPVKQKKA; encoded by the exons ATGGGTGCGATAAAATCAGCCATTGGTGATGGAATTATAACCTTTATGTGGGTTTTTTCGGCTTCGACTTTAGGACCAATAACCTCTGTCATTGGAAGTATCTTTGGAGTAGAAGGCTTGATCTTCAACCTGTTTATCACAGTCTCTCTTGTAGCTCTTATGTTGTTCATTTTCAGTTTTATCGCGGAGGCCCTCGGTGGTGCCAGCTTCAATCCTACATTATTCGCGGCATTTTATGCTGCTGGGATTCAGAAGGAGTCCTTGTTCTCTGTTTCTCTCCGTCTTCCTGCTCAGGCAT CTGGAGCAGCAGCTGGTGCATTGACAATCAAGGAGTTGATGCCAGTGCAGTATAAGCACATGCTAGGGGGGCCTTCTTTGAAAGTCGACGTGCACACAGGAGCGATTGCTGAGGGGGTGTTGACCTTTGCAATTATCTTTCTTGCGCTCCTCATCGTGCTTAAGGGTCCGAGAAACTCATTTCTGAGGAATTGGTTGCTTGCCATGTCAACTATGATGTTTTTCATCGCAGGTTCCAGTTATACCGGCCCTTCTATGAATCCTGTCATT GCCTTCGGATGGGCATATGTGAATAATCGACACAATACTTGGGAGCATTTCTACGTTTACTGGATTTCGCCTTTTGTTGGGACAATACTATCTGCTTCGCTCTACGGTGTCATCTTCCCACCCCCTGTCAAGCAGAAGAAAGCCTGA
- the LOC141689837 gene encoding zinc finger CCCH domain-containing protein 37-like yields the protein MANPLFGGYNSTAYGGAGSNLSNLYSSAADQYHPGDSTSLLGATTARYLPSDPYSSAFSSSFSSLADRSSLYSEYLSGGYNRAAWPGPPGVEAGSGFPSVDAFAGYKRPSPAEALYRQTLLGTNSTVGQSDAWYASNALAKRPRFEFGSNLPIYPQRPGEKDCAHYMLTRTCKFGESCKFDHPIWVPEGGIPDWKEVPLAVTSEAPPERPGEPDCPYFIKTQKCKFGPRCKFNHPKEIAAPLGVAENADPSQLPQRPSEPPCAFYTKTGICKFGASCKFHHPKDIVIPLSGQVNGTGNEEAFKNGSVMPQPIGTPASLHNSKGLPVRPGEVDCPFYLKTGSCKYGATCRYNHPDIYATNPPAGAAAFATTPAPHLNFGVVNPAASMIQSIDARLNQPTLGLGPAIYPQRPGQIECDFYMKSGECKFGERCKFHHPINRFAHTQLAKESQQENVKLTLAGLPRREGAVHCPYYMKTGACKYGATCKFDHPPPGEVMSSATAGASAAGVQAKEETTQEQQS from the exons ATGGCGAACCCTCTCTTCGGCGGCTACAACTCCACCGCATACGGCGGCGCCGGATCTAATCTCTCCAACCTCTACTCCTCCGCCGCCGATCAGTACCATCCCGGCGATTCAACCTCTCTTCTCGGCGCTACTACGGCGAGATACTTGCCTTCCGATCCGTACTCGTCGGCGTTCTCTTCGTCGTTCTCGTCTCTCGCTGATCGGTCTTCGTTGTACTCTGAGTATCTCTCCGGCGGTTATAATAGGGCGGCGTGGCCTGGGCCGCCTGGTGTGGAGGCTGGATCGGGGTTTCCGAGTGTTGATGCTTTTGCGGGGTATAAGCGTCCCTCTCCGGCAGAAG CACTTTACCGTCAGACTCTTCTGGGTACCAATAGTACAGTGGGTCAAAGTGATGCTTGGTATGCTAGCAATGCTTTGGCCAAGCGTCCTAGATTTGAATTTGGAAGCAATTTGCCTATTTATCCACAGAGGCCAGGGGAGAAGGATTGTGCCCATTATATGCTCACAAGAACCTGTAAGTTTGGAGAGAGCTGCAAATTTGACCATCCTATTTGGGTTCCGGAGGGTGGAATCCCAGATTGGAAAGAG GTACCGCTTGCTGTTACTAGTGAAGCACCTCCTGAGAGACCGGGAGAACCAGATTGTCCT TACTTCATAAAGACTCAAAAATGCAAGTTTGGTCCGAGATGTAAATTCAATCACCCGAAAGAAATAGCAGCTCCTTTG GGTGTGGCAGAGAATGCTGATCCTTCACAATTACCTCAGAGGCCATCTGAACCCCCATGCGCA TTCTATACGAAGACCGGtatttgtaaatttggtgcaaGCTGCAAATTTCATCACCCAAAAGATATTGTGATTCCTTTATCTGGTCAAGTAAATGGCACGGGAAATGAAGAAGCTTTTAAGAATGGAAGCGTGATGCCGCAGCCAATAGGAACTCCTGCTTCATTGCACAACTCCAAGGGTCTTCCAGTCAGACCG GGTGAAGTTGATTGCCCATTCTACCTGAAAACTGGAAG TTGCAAGTATGGTGCCACTTGTCGATATAATCATCCGGACATATATG CCACCAATCCACCTGCCGGTGCTGCAGCTTTTGCCACCACTCCTGCTCCTCATTTGAACTTTGGTGTTGTCAACCCAGCGGCATCTATGATTCAAAGTATTGACGCTAGGTTGAATCAGCCAACG CTAGGTTTGGGACCAGCTATCTATCCTCAACGGCCTGGACAGATTGAATGTGAT TTCTATATGAAAAGTGGAGAATGTAAATTTGGAGAGAGGTGCAAATTCCATCATCCCATCAATCGATTTGCTCACACACAGTTGGCCAAGGAATCCCAACAAGAAAATGTGAAGCTCACTCTTGCAGGTCTCCCTAGGAGGGAG GGTGCTGTTCACTGCCCCTACTACATGAAGACCGGTGCATGCAAATATGGTGCCACATGCAAATTTGATCACCCACCACCTGGTGAGGTCATGAGCTCAGCAACAGCAGGAGCATCTGCGGCAGGGGTTCAAGCGAAAGAGGAAACTACTCAAGAGCAGCAATCATAG
- the LOC141689850 gene encoding aquaporin SIP1-2-like — MEALNLAIGDAILTFMWVFLASTLGAVTFEIGNYLQVQGLFFDMFCMAFLVFIMLFIFGFLAFALGGASFNPTDFAVFYAAGVKKESLFSASLRLPAQAAGAAGGALAIMELMPVQYKHMVMGPSLKVGLHTGALAEGVLTFVITFLVLCIILRGPQNAILKNWLLAMTTVVIVFAGAGYTGPSMNPAIAFGWAYADNRHKTWEQFYVYWICPFVGAILSASLFGIIFPPPVVKQKKA, encoded by the exons ATGGAAGCTTTAAATCTGGCGATCGGAGATGCAATACTAACTTTCATGTGGGTGTTTCTTGCTTCAACTCTAGGAGCAGTCACGTTCGAAATTGGCAATTATTTGCAAGTCCAAGGCCTGTTTTTTGATATGTTTTGCATGGCCTTTCTTGTGTTTATTATGCTGTTTATTTTCGGATTCCTTGCTTTTGCTTTGGGTGGCGCCAGCTTTAATCCTACTGATTTTGCTGTTTTTTATGCTGCTGGTGTTAAGAAAGAGTCTCTGTTTTCTGCTTCTCTCAGGCTTCCTGCTCAG GCAGCCGGTGCTGCTGGCGGTGCATTGGCAATCATGGAGCTGATGCCAGTGCAGTATAAGCACATGGTAATGGGGCCTTCTTTGAAAGTTGGCCTGCACACAGGAGCACTTGCTGAGGGGGTGTTGACCTTCGTAATTACCTTTCTCGTGCTCTGTATTATCCTTAGGGGTCCTCAAAACGCCATTCTGAAGAATTGGTTGCTTGCCATGACAACTGTGGTGATAGTTTTTGCCGGTGCCGGTTATACCGGCCCTTCGATGAATCCTGCCATA GCCTTTGGTTGGGCATATGCAGATAATCGACACAAGACATGGGAGCAGTTTTACGTTTACTGGATATGTCCATTTGTCGGGGCCATATTATCAGCTTCGCTATTTGGCATCATTTTCCCTCCCCCAGTAGTAAAGCAGAAGAAAGCTTGA